The following are encoded in a window of Acidobacteriota bacterium genomic DNA:
- a CDS encoding prolyl oligopeptidase family serine peptidase, whose protein sequence is MAPRTQAPRPRPIAGHGNRRPWRRQAATRIGRSLLGRGSTLGLLIIALSSPGLGAQEDPHRWLEAVDSDRVKGWVDLRDERSRALVEGLDGYQALARRIGEISDHESLGPPVERGGKTFYTRGRWSDPAIALYVSDPQGERLLVDPTRFAGPERRLTGWVPSPNGRRVAYGLAEVGSSWSRWRIRDVASGRDLPRELRGLRAATLVWHPDGEGLFYGAYDEPAAGTELTTTLSDQSIRSLRLGQGKSQDKTLFERPGWASVLRIDDDDRFLVLTTSEGSSSNSEILLLDLTKPNDGPSRMLGEQAASYRYLGNDGDTFFVQTDLAAPRSRVVAVDRRQPNSKRWRTLIPEAEATLTSVNLVADRFLALYVIDALPQLRAFELDGRQVYRQSLPQNAITFSGFRGRRHDRSAFFSANSIAMPNLPYRLDPKSGRTTPFGSPDLAFDPQDFELRQVFYKGRDGTRIPMFLAHRKGLSLDQPRPLLMYGYGAFGWSAFPWFQPKVMAWIEMGGVYALPGIRGGGEYGEPWHRAGKGRQKQTSIDDFIAAAEWLIEGGYTRPERLAIDGGSASGVLAAAALVQRPKLFAAALVTVPIVEMLRFPEFTGGKRWVQEFGSPDDPADRAALLAYSPIHNLRRGTCYPPTLVIAGERDEVAMPAHAYKLVAALEAAQGCDHHPILLRVARDAGHGVGASPQARRLAWGAQLAFLADALELELGADGRILAPVAAEATKEAAGDEE, encoded by the coding sequence ATGGCCCCTCGAACCCAGGCCCCTCGACCCCGGCCCATCGCAGGACATGGCAACCGCCGCCCGTGGCGCCGGCAAGCCGCCACCCGGATCGGCCGATCCCTTCTCGGCCGAGGATCGACCCTCGGCCTGCTGATCATCGCCCTGTCGAGCCCCGGCCTCGGGGCCCAGGAAGACCCTCACCGCTGGCTCGAGGCGGTGGACTCGGACCGGGTCAAGGGCTGGGTCGATCTGCGGGACGAGCGCTCGCGCGCCCTCGTCGAAGGGCTGGACGGCTACCAGGCGCTGGCTCGACGCATCGGCGAGATCAGCGACCACGAAAGCCTCGGCCCGCCGGTCGAGCGAGGCGGCAAGACCTTCTACACCCGCGGCCGCTGGTCCGACCCTGCGATCGCCCTCTACGTCTCCGACCCGCAGGGCGAGCGCCTGTTGGTCGACCCCACCCGATTCGCCGGCCCCGAGCGCCGGCTGACCGGCTGGGTGCCGAGCCCGAACGGCCGACGCGTCGCCTACGGCCTGGCGGAGGTCGGCTCGAGCTGGAGCCGGTGGCGCATTCGCGACGTCGCCAGCGGTCGCGATCTGCCGAGAGAGCTGCGCGGCCTGCGCGCCGCCACGTTGGTCTGGCATCCCGATGGCGAAGGCCTCTTCTACGGCGCCTATGACGAGCCCGCCGCGGGCACCGAGCTGACGACGACCCTCTCGGACCAGAGCATCCGCTCTCTACGCCTCGGTCAGGGCAAGAGCCAAGACAAGACGCTCTTCGAGCGACCCGGCTGGGCCTCGGTACTGCGCATCGACGATGACGACCGCTTCTTGGTCCTGACGACCAGCGAAGGCTCTTCGAGCAACAGCGAGATCTTGTTGCTCGACCTCACCAAGCCCAACGACGGGCCGAGCCGGATGCTCGGAGAGCAAGCGGCGTCCTATCGCTATCTCGGCAACGACGGCGACACCTTCTTCGTGCAGACGGATCTCGCCGCACCGCGCTCCCGGGTGGTGGCTGTCGACCGCCGCCAGCCCAACTCCAAGAGATGGCGAACGCTGATCCCCGAAGCCGAAGCCACCCTCACCTCGGTCAATCTGGTCGCCGACCGCTTCCTCGCCCTCTACGTGATCGACGCTCTGCCTCAGCTGCGCGCCTTCGAGCTCGACGGGCGCCAGGTCTACCGCCAGAGCCTGCCCCAGAACGCCATCACCTTCAGCGGCTTCCGCGGTCGCCGCCACGACCGCTCCGCCTTCTTCAGCGCCAACAGCATCGCAATGCCCAACCTGCCCTATCGGCTCGATCCGAAGAGCGGCCGCACGACGCCCTTTGGCAGCCCCGACCTGGCCTTCGATCCGCAGGACTTCGAGCTCCGCCAGGTCTTCTACAAGGGCCGCGACGGCACCCGCATCCCGATGTTCCTGGCCCATCGCAAAGGGCTCTCCCTCGACCAGCCACGACCGCTCCTGATGTACGGCTACGGCGCCTTCGGATGGTCGGCATTTCCATGGTTCCAACCCAAGGTGATGGCGTGGATCGAGATGGGTGGGGTCTACGCCTTGCCGGGGATCCGGGGCGGTGGCGAGTACGGCGAACCCTGGCATCGCGCCGGCAAGGGACGCCAGAAGCAAACCAGCATCGACGACTTCATCGCCGCCGCCGAGTGGCTGATCGAGGGTGGCTACACGCGGCCGGAGAGGCTGGCCATCGACGGCGGAAGCGCCAGCGGCGTGCTCGCCGCCGCCGCCCTGGTCCAGCGTCCCAAGCTCTTCGCCGCCGCCCTGGTGACGGTGCCGATCGTCGAGATGCTGCGCTTTCCGGAGTTCACCGGCGGCAAGCGCTGGGTGCAGGAGTTCGGCTCGCCGGACGACCCCGCCGACCGCGCCGCCCTGCTCGCCTACTCGCCGATCCACAACCTGCGGCGGGGTACGTGCTATCCGCCGACCCTGGTGATCGCCGGCGAGCGCGACGAAGTGGCCATGCCGGCCCACGCCTACAAGCTGGTCGCCGCCCTTGAGGCGGCCCAGGGCTGCGACCACCATCCCATCCTCCTGCGGGTGGCGCGGGACGCCGGCCACGGCGTCGGAGCCTCGCCGCAGGCGCGCCGCCTCGCTTGGGGTGCTCAGCTCGCCTTCCTCGCCGACGCTCTCGAGCTGGAGCTCGGCGCCGACGGCCGGATCCTCGCACCGGTGGCCGCCGAGGCGACGAAGGAAGCCGCCGGCGACGAAGAGTGA
- a CDS encoding class I SAM-dependent methyltransferase: MSLYDTPEGIAEYAAISDGIDGRELIDRLRTLIPARSRVLELGTGLGKDLEILAETFEVTGSDHSPAFLEHVAACRPEIPLLQLDARHLPLTEPFDAIYSNKVLHHLSRDQLTASLAKQGELLCPGGVLLHSLWRNPDGGFAEEHQDGLLFLRYSEAALRSLLPQSLEEIALEPYTELGYEDSLLLILRRP, encoded by the coding sequence ATGAGCCTTTACGACACCCCCGAGGGAATCGCCGAGTACGCCGCCATCAGTGACGGTATCGATGGCCGGGAGCTGATCGACCGGCTGCGGACCTTGATTCCGGCGAGGAGCCGCGTGCTCGAGCTCGGGACCGGTCTCGGCAAGGATCTCGAGATCCTCGCCGAGACCTTCGAGGTCACCGGATCGGATCACTCGCCAGCCTTCCTCGAGCACGTCGCCGCGTGCCGCCCCGAAATTCCCCTGCTCCAGCTCGATGCCCGCCACCTGCCCCTCACCGAGCCCTTCGACGCCATCTACAGCAACAAAGTGCTCCACCACCTGAGCCGAGACCAGCTCACCGCCTCCCTCGCCAAGCAAGGCGAACTCCTGTGCCCGGGCGGAGTTCTGCTCCACAGCCTGTGGCGCAACCCCGACGGGGGCTTCGCCGAAGAGCACCAGGACGGACTCCTCTTCCTGCGCTACTCCGAGGCAGCGCTGCGCTCGCTGTTGCCGCAATCCCTCGAAGAGATCGCCCTCGAGCCCTACACGGAGCTCGGCTACGAGGACTCGCTGCTGCTGATTCTGAGGCGTCCCTAA
- a CDS encoding polymer-forming cytoskeletal protein encodes MKSGLLLLALLISFGAPSPVAAEAESSAALILHEGSVARRQLVALGRDLEVRGEARSDVAALDGSVLVTGRVEGDVIVLGGGARLDSTARVAGDVFTLGGPIEAEPGAEIGGRSVSYPTASAAWLTLLEGPSIGLSPFSPLVLGGKLALLTAWLALVLLFFSTSGRQVMGTSQVIRVEPFRNFFVGVVGILALVLTTLLFSAFAAALVGVPLLVLVVVLALVLKLWGMVAVFHALGSWIGRRMGNRPMRALNAATLGLVVLGVIKFIPYVGIWAWSIATFIGVGAALSTKFGRREPWLAPA; translated from the coding sequence GTGAAATCCGGCCTTCTCCTGCTGGCCCTGCTGATCTCCTTCGGGGCACCGTCACCGGTGGCTGCCGAGGCGGAGAGCAGTGCCGCCCTCATCCTGCACGAGGGCAGCGTGGCGCGGCGCCAGCTCGTCGCGCTCGGCCGCGACCTCGAAGTGCGTGGTGAGGCGCGGTCCGATGTCGCGGCCCTCGATGGCTCTGTCTTGGTGACCGGGCGGGTGGAAGGCGATGTCATCGTGCTCGGCGGAGGGGCGCGTCTCGACTCGACGGCGCGAGTCGCCGGCGATGTCTTCACCCTCGGGGGACCGATCGAGGCCGAGCCCGGCGCCGAGATCGGCGGCCGCTCGGTCTCCTATCCCACCGCCTCCGCCGCCTGGCTCACCCTGCTCGAGGGTCCGAGCATCGGACTGTCGCCCTTTTCCCCTCTGGTGCTCGGTGGCAAGCTGGCCCTGTTGACCGCCTGGCTCGCCCTGGTCCTGCTGTTCTTCAGCACTTCGGGCCGCCAGGTGATGGGCACCTCGCAGGTGATCCGGGTGGAACCCTTCCGCAATTTCTTCGTCGGCGTGGTGGGCATTCTGGCGCTGGTGTTGACCACCCTGTTGTTCAGCGCCTTCGCCGCCGCCCTGGTGGGAGTGCCCTTGCTGGTGTTGGTGGTGGTGCTGGCCCTGGTTCTCAAGCTCTGGGGCATGGTAGCGGTGTTTCATGCCCTCGGTTCTTGGATCGGACGCCGCATGGGTAACCGCCCGATGCGCGCCCTCAATGCCGCCACCCTCGGCCTGGTGGTGCTGGGAGTGATCAAGTTCATTCCCTATGTCGGCATCTGGGCCTGGTCGATCGCCACCTTCATCGGCGTCGGCGCCGCCCTCTCGACCAAATTCGGTCGCCGCGAGCCGTGGCTCGCCCCCGCTTAG
- a CDS encoding zf-HC2 domain-containing protein, with protein MMDCSTFEEWIDLELEGALPAASRRGLDEHLATCGGCRATRREMLRLHSVLAESHVPVHADFTTAVMSSLPSAGWEGASVKAWRWPVALLVVLAIGASAIVGSSSARLAPDAPFLGAIAAIADLAQTSVLTGAGFLSASWQGLGLVVAEMLSTSKGNLLAFSGLVVAVNLFLFALLRRRPAPVAGHDSR; from the coding sequence ATGATGGACTGTTCGACCTTTGAGGAGTGGATCGACCTCGAGCTCGAAGGGGCTCTACCGGCGGCCTCACGCCGGGGACTCGACGAGCACCTGGCGACCTGCGGTGGCTGCCGAGCGACTCGGCGGGAAATGCTACGCCTGCATTCGGTGCTGGCTGAAAGCCACGTCCCGGTGCATGCCGATTTCACCACCGCGGTGATGTCCAGTCTGCCCTCGGCGGGCTGGGAGGGCGCTAGCGTCAAGGCTTGGCGCTGGCCCGTCGCACTGCTGGTGGTCCTGGCCATCGGAGCTTCCGCCATCGTCGGCTCGAGCTCTGCTCGCCTGGCGCCGGACGCTCCCTTCCTCGGCGCCATCGCGGCGATCGCCGATCTCGCTCAGACCTCGGTGCTGACCGGCGCCGGCTTCCTCTCGGCCTCTTGGCAGGGGCTCGGGCTGGTGGTGGCCGAGATGCTCAGTACCTCGAAGGGTAATCTCCTGGCCTTCTCTGGCCTGGTGGTGGCGGTCAATCTCTTCCTCTTCGCCCTCCTTCGGCGGCGCCCAGCGCCGGTCGCAGGGCACGATTCCCGCTGA
- a CDS encoding sigma-70 family RNA polymerase sigma factor, whose protein sequence is MQRGTDPRSDEEIVVLVLEGDVEGFGSLVERYQGRLVNYLFRLLRNLDEAHEMAQEVFFKVYQALDRFDSRYRFSTWLFRVAQNAAIDQIRRRRLKLIPIHRQEESEEESRDWDLPSPDRGPYRDLRNRERGDAIQQAIDGLPWEYRELIVLRHYGELSYEEIARAKEMPLGTVKNKLFRGRQMLKEKLVEFVGD, encoded by the coding sequence ATGCAGCGAGGTACCGACCCCCGGAGTGACGAGGAAATCGTCGTTCTCGTTCTCGAAGGAGACGTCGAGGGGTTCGGTTCTTTGGTGGAGCGCTATCAGGGGCGCCTGGTCAACTACCTGTTCCGCCTGTTGCGGAACCTCGACGAGGCCCACGAAATGGCGCAAGAGGTCTTTTTCAAGGTCTACCAGGCGCTGGATCGGTTCGATTCGCGGTACCGCTTCTCGACGTGGTTGTTTCGGGTGGCGCAGAACGCCGCCATCGATCAGATTCGTCGGAGGCGACTCAAGCTGATTCCGATCCATCGTCAGGAAGAGTCGGAGGAAGAGAGCCGCGACTGGGATCTTCCCAGTCCCGACCGGGGCCCCTACCGGGACCTGCGGAATCGGGAGCGGGGAGACGCCATCCAGCAGGCCATCGATGGTTTGCCCTGGGAGTATCGCGAGCTGATCGTCCTACGGCACTACGGCGAGCTGTCCTACGAAGAGATCGCTCGGGCCAAAGAAATGCCTTTGGGAACGGTCAAGAACAAGCTGTTTCGGGGCCGTCAGATGTTGAAAGAGAAACTGGTCGAGTTCGTGGGGGATTGA
- a CDS encoding peptidylprolyl isomerase has protein sequence MLRNALPLAFLLLTACASTAPSSSPSPSSTGASPTSTPSRAGEASPELEERALLALLADRRMVERVTLEQTMKGSPGLRRELAVTLGRVGDRQARFELQELLFDDAPEVRRAAAFALGEMGDERARRPLLRAAAGEDSATGGLAVEALGKLGTAVMEVSEALAALPAEESWRRLLPHLFRFDEAATVTLAEEALAVSDGELRGRAVYALARNPRPEALPRLRTLVEAADPWSRALVARALGRIGERQDLARLRPLLDDPEPGPTIQALAAAARLLEAGTAAAPEGWVPRLRELLDDSRPQVRLASLPAAAYWLFDDTIFESLLGRLEDPLEGGEALVAIARGEHGRAAELVTAAAASRTLWRRAAAARAAVFLDDPELLDRLLRDPQPRVRVRALESFLARAVVTPEAVAERVGEILARDTDPAMRSVAFGWAVDHPLIPIEVLGEAAVFALGDRNIESSLAAVRALAARGETESLDRGAVVALLEKMAELSDFTVRRSAGQALAALGRPAPPTGSAKGLGDTLVYREIIQRSAAARFVRLRSDAGDLVLRLDCPQAPRTCLSFLSLSAQGFFDGLTFHRVVPDFVVQGGDPRGDGFGGPGFTLRDEINSLRYERGTVGMALAGPDTGGSQFFIALSRQPHLDGGYTVFGQVVDGDEVLDLILPGTRILGIDEITGADVR, from the coding sequence ATGTTGCGAAACGCCCTCCCCCTGGCCTTTCTGCTGCTCACCGCGTGCGCCAGCACGGCGCCCTCTTCGTCGCCTTCGCCATCGTCCACCGGGGCGTCGCCCACCTCGACTCCGAGCCGTGCCGGCGAAGCCTCGCCGGAGCTCGAGGAACGGGCTCTGCTGGCGCTCCTCGCGGATCGCCGAATGGTCGAGCGCGTCACCCTCGAGCAGACCATGAAGGGTAGTCCGGGGCTGCGGCGCGAGCTCGCCGTCACGCTCGGACGGGTGGGCGATCGGCAGGCCCGCTTCGAGCTCCAGGAGCTGCTCTTCGACGATGCCCCGGAGGTGCGTCGGGCGGCGGCCTTCGCCCTTGGCGAGATGGGCGACGAGCGCGCCCGTCGGCCGTTGCTGCGGGCGGCGGCGGGAGAAGACTCGGCGACCGGGGGTCTCGCCGTCGAGGCCCTCGGCAAGCTCGGGACGGCGGTGATGGAGGTTTCCGAGGCCCTGGCCGCGCTGCCTGCCGAGGAGAGCTGGCGCCGCTTGCTGCCGCATCTCTTCCGCTTCGACGAAGCGGCGACGGTGACCCTGGCGGAGGAGGCCCTGGCGGTTTCCGATGGCGAGCTGCGCGGTCGAGCGGTGTACGCGCTGGCGCGCAATCCGCGGCCCGAGGCACTGCCCCGGCTGCGCACCTTGGTCGAGGCGGCGGACCCCTGGTCGCGGGCCCTGGTGGCCCGGGCCCTGGGCCGGATCGGTGAGCGCCAGGATCTCGCTCGTCTGCGTCCGCTGCTCGATGACCCGGAGCCGGGGCCGACGATCCAAGCTCTGGCGGCGGCCGCTCGCCTGCTCGAAGCGGGAACCGCGGCCGCCCCCGAAGGTTGGGTGCCGCGTCTTCGGGAGCTGCTCGACGACAGCCGCCCGCAGGTGCGCCTGGCGAGCCTGCCGGCGGCCGCCTACTGGCTCTTCGACGACACCATCTTCGAGTCCCTTCTGGGGCGTCTCGAAGACCCGCTCGAAGGCGGTGAGGCGCTGGTCGCCATCGCCCGCGGCGAGCACGGACGGGCGGCGGAGCTGGTCACCGCAGCGGCTGCCTCCCGCACCCTCTGGCGGCGGGCCGCGGCGGCTCGGGCGGCGGTCTTCCTGGACGATCCGGAGCTGCTCGATCGTCTGCTGCGGGACCCGCAACCGCGGGTTCGGGTGCGCGCCCTCGAGTCTTTTCTGGCGCGCGCCGTGGTGACTCCCGAAGCGGTCGCCGAACGGGTCGGCGAGATCCTGGCGCGCGATACCGATCCGGCGATGCGCTCGGTGGCCTTCGGCTGGGCCGTCGATCATCCTCTGATTCCCATCGAGGTTCTGGGGGAAGCGGCGGTTTTCGCCCTCGGCGACCGCAATATCGAGTCGAGTCTGGCGGCGGTGCGCGCCCTCGCCGCCCGCGGCGAGACCGAATCCCTCGACCGCGGCGCCGTGGTCGCTCTGCTCGAAAAGATGGCCGAGCTCTCGGACTTCACCGTTCGCCGCTCCGCCGGTCAGGCGCTCGCCGCCCTCGGTCGGCCGGCGCCGCCGACCGGCTCCGCCAAGGGCCTGGGGGACACCTTGGTCTACCGCGAGATCATCCAGCGCAGTGCCGCGGCGCGTTTCGTGCGCCTGCGCAGCGATGCCGGCGATCTGGTGCTGCGCCTCGATTGCCCGCAGGCACCGCGCACTTGCTTGAGCTTCCTCAGCTTGTCGGCCCAGGGCTTCTTCGATGGTCTGACCTTCCACCGGGTGGTGCCCGACTTCGTGGTCCAGGGGGGTGATCCGCGGGGTGATGGCTTTGGCGGGCCGGGTTTCACCCTGCGCGACGAGATCAATTCCCTGCGCTACGAGCGCGGTACCGTCGGCATGGCCCTCGCCGGGCCCGACACCGGCGGTAGCCAGTTCTTCATCGCCCTGTCGCGGCAGCCCCATCTCGACGGCGGCTACACCGTCTTCGGCCAGGTCGTGGACGGCGACGAGGTCTTGGACCTCATCCTGCCGGGCACGCGAATCCTCGGCATCGACGAGATCACCGGCGCAGACGTGCGGTAG
- a CDS encoding ATP-binding cassette domain-containing protein, translating into MAAVPDLLEFTDLHRRFGRLPVLRGVSGRVRPGEVLLITGSNGSGKSTLLKCLAGLLAVDRGEIGLRLGGHTLGAAERRRRVGYLAPDLAFYETHGTLENLTFFARLRDVPAQRGRELLERVGLPFERPAGALSSGMTQRLRWAWALLHRPRLLLLDEPFQNLDEPGRATARELLQEHLEHGMAVVANPSSLDLPRVASHVELAA; encoded by the coding sequence ATGGCCGCGGTTCCCGACCTTCTCGAGTTCACCGACCTGCATCGGCGCTTCGGCCGTCTGCCGGTGCTGCGCGGTGTCTCGGGCCGGGTTCGGCCCGGCGAAGTGTTGCTGATCACCGGCAGCAACGGCTCCGGCAAGAGCACCCTGCTCAAGTGCCTGGCCGGGCTCCTCGCCGTCGATCGCGGCGAGATCGGCCTGCGCCTCGGGGGCCACACGCTGGGCGCCGCCGAGCGCCGCCGCCGGGTCGGCTACCTGGCCCCAGACCTGGCCTTCTACGAGACCCACGGCACGCTCGAGAACCTCACCTTCTTCGCCCGCCTGAGGGATGTGCCCGCGCAGCGCGGCAGGGAGCTTCTGGAGCGCGTCGGCCTGCCCTTCGAGCGACCCGCTGGCGCCCTGTCCTCGGGCATGACGCAGCGCCTGCGCTGGGCCTGGGCGCTGCTCCATCGGCCGCGTTTGCTGCTCCTCGACGAGCCCTTCCAGAATCTCGACGAGCCCGGCCGGGCGACCGCCCGAGAGCTGCTTCAGGAGCACCTCGAGCACGGCATGGCGGTGGTCGCCAACCCCTCTTCCCTCGATCTGCCACGGGTGGCGAGTCATGTCGAGCTGGCTGCGTGA
- a CDS encoding heme exporter protein CcmB: MSSWLREAAAVFVKDWRSEFRSRIALNTLGLFALSTLVLVSFSLGPLGASPLGAVVLPAVLWIILLFAATAGLPRLFVAEEETHTATALRLAATPSALFCGKLFYGCALILALEIITTPLFLAMMQLPVQSPLKLIAALAAGGIGLAAASTLIAAMVAQARGRGTLFAVLLFPVLIPLLVIVVALTREAVSGEPAAVSFSHLLVYDGSIVVAGFMLFPPMWNP, from the coding sequence ATGTCGAGCTGGCTGCGTGAGGCGGCGGCGGTCTTCGTCAAGGACTGGCGAAGCGAGTTCCGCAGCCGCATCGCCCTCAACACCCTCGGCCTGTTCGCCCTCTCGACACTGGTGCTGGTGAGCTTCTCTCTCGGCCCCCTGGGAGCCTCCCCGCTGGGCGCGGTGGTGCTGCCGGCGGTGCTCTGGATCATCCTGCTGTTCGCGGCCACCGCCGGCCTGCCGCGCTTGTTCGTTGCCGAAGAGGAGACCCACACCGCCACCGCTCTGCGACTGGCCGCCACCCCTTCGGCCCTGTTCTGCGGCAAGCTCTTCTACGGCTGCGCCCTGATCCTCGCCCTCGAGATCATCACCACTCCGCTGTTTCTCGCCATGATGCAGCTACCGGTGCAATCGCCCCTCAAGCTGATCGCCGCCTTGGCCGCCGGCGGCATCGGCCTGGCCGCCGCCAGCACCCTGATCGCCGCCATGGTCGCCCAGGCACGGGGCCGCGGAACCCTCTTCGCGGTGCTCCTCTTCCCGGTGCTGATTCCGCTGTTGGTGATCGTCGTCGCCCTCACCCGAGAAGCCGTTAGCGGAGAGCCGGCGGCGGTATCTTTCAGCCATCTCCTCGTGTACGATGGCAGCATCGTCGTCGCGGGATTCATGCTCTTCCCGCCGATGTGGAATCCATGA
- the ccsA gene encoding cytochrome c biogenesis protein CcsA codes for MRKLLPWLLWSWLSLAIVAAFLWAPALQGFVGNGESSRIVYFHVPMAWTAFTAFFLGGILSGLYLVRRREHLDRAAEAAIQLGFVFCILATATGAIWSKLEWGAFWNWDPRQGSIALVLLFYAAYLALRSAVADHETSRRLAAGYAVLGLVVAPSLFWIVPRLMVSLHPEPVVNAEGNVDMDSSVLLVMLASWIGFMGLFFWLQRLQVRLTALQRRRAV; via the coding sequence ATGAGAAAACTCCTTCCCTGGCTCCTCTGGAGCTGGCTCTCGCTGGCCATCGTGGCCGCCTTCCTCTGGGCTCCTGCCCTGCAAGGCTTCGTCGGCAACGGCGAATCGAGTCGCATCGTGTACTTCCACGTGCCGATGGCCTGGACCGCCTTCACGGCCTTCTTCCTCGGTGGAATTCTCAGCGGCCTCTATCTGGTGCGCCGTCGTGAGCACCTCGACCGGGCGGCGGAGGCGGCGATCCAGCTCGGCTTCGTGTTCTGCATTCTCGCCACCGCCACCGGCGCCATCTGGTCGAAGCTCGAGTGGGGGGCGTTCTGGAACTGGGATCCCCGTCAGGGCTCGATCGCTCTGGTGCTGCTGTTCTACGCCGCCTACCTGGCGTTGCGCAGCGCCGTCGCCGATCACGAGACCAGCCGGCGCCTCGCCGCCGGTTACGCGGTCCTCGGTCTGGTGGTGGCGCCGTCCCTGTTTTGGATCGTGCCGCGGCTGATGGTGTCACTGCACCCGGAGCCGGTCGTCAATGCCGAAGGCAACGTCGACATGGACTCGTCGGTCCTCCTCGTCATGCTGGCGAGCTGGATCGGCTTCATGGGCCTGTTCTTCTGGTTGCAGCGCCTGCAGGTGCGACTCACCGCCCTGCAGCGCCGCCGGGCCGTGTGA
- a CDS encoding CcmD family protein has translation MDLTVKLGIVAVNLVIWTGIFLYVLRLQKRLRDLEKDS, from the coding sequence ATGGACCTGACCGTCAAGCTTGGAATCGTCGCCGTCAACCTCGTCATCTGGACGGGAATCTTCCTCTATGTCCTGCGGTTACAAAAACGTCTGCGGGACCTCGAGAAAGACTCCTAG
- a CDS encoding cytochrome c maturation protein CcmE: protein MKNKLPYFVGAMLLVTFAAYSLTSFKDTLTPYVSYEQARTAERVVQVAGGLDKSDIDYDMAGGSLRFTLLDPESDDTLRVRYDGLKPANFEDAISIVAIGQFDAATNELAADKLLVKCPSKYQGVETKEYS, encoded by the coding sequence ATGAAAAACAAGCTCCCCTACTTCGTCGGCGCGATGCTGCTGGTCACCTTCGCGGCTTACTCCCTGACTTCCTTCAAGGACACCCTGACCCCCTACGTGTCCTACGAGCAGGCGCGCACCGCCGAACGGGTGGTGCAGGTCGCCGGAGGTCTCGACAAGAGCGACATCGACTACGACATGGCCGGCGGCAGCCTGCGATTCACCCTCCTCGATCCGGAATCGGACGACACCCTGCGGGTGCGCTATGACGGCCTCAAGCCGGCCAACTTCGAGGATGCCATCAGCATCGTCGCCATCGGTCAGTTCGACGCAGCGACCAACGAGCTGGCGGCGGACAAGCTGCTGGTGAAGTGTCCCAGCAAGTACCAGGGCGTCGAGACCAAGGAATACTCCTGA